In Pyricularia oryzae 70-15 chromosome 2, whole genome shotgun sequence, one genomic interval encodes:
- a CDS encoding AP-2 complex subunit sigma, whose translation MLSFILIQNRQGKTRLAKWYAPYSDEEKIKLKGEVHRLVAPRDQKYQSNFVEFRNNKLVYRRYAGLFFCACVDTNDNELAFLEAIHFFVEVLDAFFGNVCELDLVFNFYKVYAILDEVFLAGEIEETSKTVVLTRLEHLDKLE comes from the exons ATGCTGTCGTTTATTTTGATTCAAAACCGCCA GGGCAAGACCCGACTTGCGAAATGGTACGCTCCGTACAGCGATGAGGAGAAGATAAAGCTCAAGGGCGAG GTCCACCGCCTCGTGGCGCCGCGCGACCAAAAGTATCAATCCAACTTTGTCGAGTTCCGCAACAACAAGCTTGTGTACCGGCGGTACGCGGGGCTCTTCTTTTGCGCGTGCGTGGATACAAACGACAACGAGCTCGCCTTCCTCGAGGCCATCCACTTCTTCGTCGAGGTGCTCGACGCATTCTTTGGCAACGTGTGCGAGCTCGACCTGGTCTTCAACTTTTACAAGGTCTACGCTATCCTAGACGAGGTTTTCTTGGCTGGCGAGATTGAGGAGACGAGCAAGACGGTCGTGCTCACGAGGTTGGAGCATCTGGACAAGTTGGAGtga
- a CDS encoding spt3, giving the protein MADKDGKQYKYRQEIQQMMYVSGETGEPSVETTGMIEEIVRQQVIEILRNCTELAARRGSRTITINDLIFQIREDAAKVSRLRTFLSWKDVRKNVKDSDDKGADADIGAGEDPVGGVVAGPVDDAAKKNKKSKVGLPWEPSSFYSQEVPERDDEEDEEEEEMNHITLQRLRKADERTKVMTREEYVTWSEYRQASFTYRKGKRFREWAGFGIVTDGRPSDDIVDILGFLTFEMVQMLTEEALKLKEQEDLWKERTGGGEKTSKQPKIAAHGLFLPPSEGRTPVEARHVQEAFRRMQGRPKKSRAMLNGTRLAQHTALKLF; this is encoded by the exons ATGGCAGACAAAGATGGAAAGCAGTACAAATACCGCCAGGAGATCCAGCAGATGATGTACGTCTCTGGGGAGACTGGCGAACCATCTGTCGAAACCACGGGCATGATCGAGGAGATTGTGCGCCAGCAGGTCATAGAGATCCTGCGCAACTGTACCGAGCTGGCCGCCCGTCGCGGCTCGCGCACCATCACCATCAACGACCTCATCTTCCAGATCCGCGAGGACGCCGCCAAGGTGTCCCGGCTGAGGACATTCCTGTCGTGGAAGGACGTACGTAAGAACGTCAAGGACTCTGACGACAAGGGTGCCGACGCCGACATAGGTGCCGGCGAGGATCCCGTGGGAGGCGTAGTTGCCGGCCCCGTTGACGACGCcgccaagaagaacaaaaaatcAAAGGTCGGCCTGCCCTGGGAGCCCTCGTCCTTCTACAGCCAGGAAGTTCCCGAacgcgacgacgaggaggacgaagaggaggaggagatgaACCACATCACCCTCCAGCGTCTACGGAAAGCCGATGAGCGCACCAAGGTCATGACGCGCGAGGAGTACGTCACGTGGTCCGAGTACCGACAAGCATCCTTCACTTACCGCAAGGGAAAGCGATTCAGAGAGTGGGCGGGCTTCGGTATAGTCACGGACGGACGCCCGTCGGACGACATAGTCGACATTCTCGGTTTCTTGACCTTTGAAATGGTCCAGATGCTGACCGAAGAGGCCCTCAAGCTCAAGGAGCAGGAAGACTTGTGGAAGGAGCGCACGGGTGGCGGTGAAAAAACGAGCAAGCAGCCCAAGATCGCTGCGCATGGTCTCTTCCTGCCACCTAGTGAGGGCCGGACTCCAGTCGAAGCCCGTCATGTCCAAGAGGCATTCAGGCGCATGCAGGGCCGCCCCAAGAAGTCGCGTGCCATGCTCAATGGTACAAGGCTGGCACAACACACGGCTCTCAAGCTG TTCTAA